Proteins found in one Bacteroidales bacterium WCE2008 genomic segment:
- a CDS encoding aspartyl-tRNA synthetase: MYRSHTCGELRIENVGQNVTLAGWVQKSRKLGGMTFIDLRDRYGITQLVIEADAPAELVETATSLGREYVIQAKGEVLERQSKNSKMETGDIEIKVSSIEILNKSVTPPFTIEDESDGGEDIRAKYRYLDLRRNPLKKALTLRHRIAHEVRNYLDAQNFMEIETPYLIKSTPEGARDFVVPSRMNPGQFYALPQSPQTFKQLLMVAGYDRYFQIVRCFRDEDLRADRQPEFTQIDCEMSFVEQEDVLNTFEGMMRTLFKNVLDVEIPNPLPRMSWYDAMDNYGSDKPDVRFGMTIHEITDAAKGKGFSVLDGASYIGAISVPGAAEYTRKQIDELTEWVKRPQVGAKGLIYIRVNADGSFKSSIDKFYAPEDLAKIAEAAESKAGDLILVMSGDNKRKVQTMLGVLRIEMGNRLGYRDPKVFAPLWIVDFPLLEWDDETQRFYAMHHPFTAPKPEHEALFYSNKKEDLEKVCANAYDFVLNGTELGGGSIRIHNADVQKRMFEVLGIGAEEAEYKFGFIINAFKFGAPPHGGLAFGFDRVCALFGGSDSIRDYIAFPKNNQGRDVMIDSPSEIDQIQLDELQIKTDVKGE, encoded by the coding sequence ATGTATAGATCGCACACTTGCGGAGAACTCCGCATTGAGAACGTCGGACAGAACGTTACACTCGCCGGATGGGTGCAAAAGTCCAGAAAACTCGGAGGAATGACCTTCATTGACCTCCGTGACCGCTATGGAATCACTCAGCTTGTAATCGAGGCAGATGCCCCGGCAGAACTCGTAGAGACCGCCACCTCACTCGGTCGCGAGTATGTGATCCAGGCAAAAGGTGAAGTCCTCGAGCGCCAGAGCAAGAACTCCAAGATGGAGACCGGAGACATCGAGATTAAAGTATCGTCAATCGAGATACTCAACAAATCGGTAACCCCTCCGTTCACAATCGAGGACGAGAGCGACGGCGGTGAAGATATACGCGCGAAGTACCGTTATCTTGACCTGCGCAGGAATCCGCTCAAGAAGGCCCTGACTCTCCGTCACAGAATCGCCCACGAAGTAAGAAACTATCTCGATGCCCAGAATTTCATGGAGATCGAGACCCCATATCTCATCAAATCGACCCCTGAGGGAGCCCGCGACTTCGTCGTTCCTTCAAGAATGAATCCGGGCCAGTTCTACGCGCTTCCGCAGTCTCCTCAGACCTTCAAGCAGCTCCTCATGGTAGCCGGCTACGACCGTTACTTCCAGATCGTCCGCTGCTTCCGTGACGAGGACCTCCGTGCCGACCGTCAGCCTGAGTTCACCCAGATCGACTGCGAGATGTCTTTCGTAGAGCAGGAGGACGTCCTCAACACCTTCGAGGGCATGATGAGAACCCTGTTCAAGAATGTGCTCGACGTCGAGATCCCTAATCCGCTTCCTCGCATGAGCTGGTACGACGCGATGGACAATTACGGTTCCGACAAGCCGGACGTCCGTTTCGGCATGACCATCCATGAGATCACCGATGCCGCCAAGGGCAAGGGCTTCAGCGTCCTCGACGGAGCATCCTACATCGGAGCCATCTCCGTTCCGGGAGCTGCCGAATATACCCGCAAGCAGATCGACGAGCTTACCGAATGGGTAAAGCGTCCTCAGGTCGGTGCCAAGGGTCTTATCTATATAAGGGTAAATGCCGACGGCTCGTTCAAGTCGTCTATCGATAAATTCTACGCCCCAGAAGATCTCGCAAAGATCGCAGAGGCAGCAGAATCCAAGGCCGGCGACCTCATCCTCGTGATGAGCGGCGACAACAAGCGCAAGGTACAGACCATGCTCGGCGTGCTCCGTATCGAGATGGGCAACCGTCTCGGCTACAGGGATCCGAAAGTATTCGCTCCGCTCTGGATCGTGGACTTCCCGCTTCTCGAGTGGGACGACGAGACCCAGCGCTTCTATGCAATGCACCATCCTTTCACCGCTCCTAAGCCGGAGCATGAGGCTCTCTTCTACAGCAACAAGAAAGAGGATCTCGAAAAGGTATGCGCCAATGCTTATGACTTCGTGCTCAACGGTACCGAGCTCGGTGGCGGTTCTATCCGTATCCACAATGCCGACGTACAGAAGAGAATGTTCGAGGTGCTCGGAATCGGAGCCGAGGAGGCAGAGTATAAGTTCGGCTTCATCATCAACGCCTTCAAGTTCGGCGCTCCGCCTCACGGTGGCCTTGCATTCGGTTTCGACCGCGTATGCGCCCTCTTCGGCGGCAGTGATTCGATCCGCGACTACATCGCCTTCCCTAAGAACAACCAGGGACGCGATGTCATGATCGATTCCCCTTCAGAGATCGACCAGATCCAGCTCGACGAGCTTCAGATAAAGACAGACGTCAAAGGCGAATAA
- a CDS encoding glutathione peroxidase, whose translation MERIYDFKALDNKGKEVDFAAFEGKVLLIVNTASKCGFTPQYKGLEALYKKYKDDGLVVIGFPCDQFAHQEPGDDAEIAQFCEINFGVTFPLMKKINVNGKETHPIFRYLKSKTRGLLGGTIKWNFTKFLISRDGTKIERFAPTTEPESFENRIRDFLGKDV comes from the coding sequence ATGGAAAGAATATATGATTTCAAAGCGCTGGACAACAAGGGCAAGGAGGTTGATTTCGCCGCATTCGAGGGGAAAGTCCTTCTGATTGTCAACACGGCCAGCAAGTGCGGGTTTACTCCGCAGTACAAAGGGCTTGAGGCTCTTTACAAGAAATATAAGGACGACGGTCTTGTCGTCATAGGCTTCCCCTGCGACCAGTTCGCCCACCAGGAGCCCGGAGACGATGCGGAGATCGCCCAGTTCTGCGAAATTAATTTCGGGGTGACATTTCCTTTGATGAAGAAAATCAATGTCAACGGAAAAGAAACCCATCCGATCTTCAGGTATCTCAAGTCGAAGACCCGCGGTCTTCTCGGAGGTACGATCAAGTGGAACTTCACAAAATTCCTGATTTCGCGCGACGGTACGAAAATTGAGCGTTTTGCTCCGACGACCGAACCGGAATCTTTCGAGAACAGAATAAGAGATTTTTTAGGTAAAGATGTATAA
- a CDS encoding DNA-binding transcriptional regulator, MarR family yields the protein MYNQLRLDKQLCFRFYTVSRLMTQTYHPMLEELGITYPQYLVLMVLWEKDAQPVNDIAKRLFLNTNTVTPLLKRMEEEGIISRRKDKTDERKVIVSLTAKGREMEETAKGIPARMQKACIDGTVSEEEMEQLYPILDTLINKLK from the coding sequence ATGTATAATCAGTTAAGGCTAGACAAACAACTGTGCTTCCGTTTCTACACGGTATCGAGGCTGATGACGCAGACTTATCATCCGATGCTCGAAGAGCTGGGGATAACCTATCCCCAGTATCTTGTGCTCATGGTCCTGTGGGAGAAGGATGCCCAACCGGTCAACGATATCGCTAAACGGCTATTCCTGAATACAAATACGGTCACTCCCCTTCTCAAGAGGATGGAGGAGGAAGGTATCATCTCCCGCAGGAAGGACAAGACCGACGAGCGCAAGGTTATCGTAAGCCTTACGGCCAAGGGAAGAGAGATGGAGGAGACGGCCAAGGGGATTCCGGCAAGGATGCAGAAAGCCTGCATCGACGGGACAGTCAGCGAAGAGGAAATGGAACAGCTATATCCAATACTTGACACATTAATCAATAAACTGAAATAA